Genomic segment of Catenibacterium mitsuokai:
AATAATAATGAGAAAATTGCAACGATACACTGTGGATGAGTGAGTATTTCGTTGAAGCCTCTTACAAAAGCACCTACTAAACTGAAATCAAAGTTGACTGATACAACTTTAGTTGGTAACTGTGGCATTCCCTTTAATCCAAAAATCGAACCAAATACAACACCAACTACCGCAGTAATGATTAAGCCATAGAATACGGCTGCTGGCTTATTCTTTACTAATAATACTAATGTGATGATGATTCCAAATAAAGCAAGTAATACTGTTGGATCCTTTAAGTTTCCTAGTGCTACAAATGTCGATTCACTTGCTACTACGATACCTGCATTCTTTAAACCTACAAAGGCAACAAAGAAACCAATACCTGCACCAATCGCAAGCTTTAACTGTGCAGGAATCGCATTAATAATCATACGACGGATGTTTGTCACTGTAATGATGACAAAGATGATACCTGACACGAATACACAGGCTAATGCCCCTTCAGGTGATAATCCCATCTGTCCTACAATTGTATAAGTGAATAATGCGTTAACACCCATACCTGGTGCAAGAGATACAGGGTAGTTTGCCATTAATCCCATAAAGATGCTTGCGGCACCTGCAGAGATTGCAGTCGCTAAAAAGACACCCTGATGACTCATGTGTGCCTGTCCTAAGATGGCAGGGTTAACTGCAAGAATATAGGCCATTGCTAAGAAAGTAGTAATACCAGCGAGTATTTCAGTCTTAACATTTGTCCCATGTTCTTTTAGATGAAATAATTTTTCCATTCTTTTCTCCTCTCAAAACAAAGACCTATTATAGTACATAATTACACTTTATGCAAACACAAAAAAATCCCCTTATAATGGGGATTTATCGTATTTCTTCATGATATCTAGAATAGGATTGATAACTTTTTCAAGGGAACCATCATTTATAATATGATAGTCGCATGATGACATATATTTATCTCTACGTTCTTTATCTAAAGCATAAAGCTTGTCTGGACCATCCTTTAATAGAGGTCTGCCACTTGGATCGACATCCTTCACAATATCTTCAATTGGACGGTCAATATAGAAAACAACACCATTCTTCTTTAGATATGCAATATTTTCAGGTCTTTTAATCACCCCACCACCCGTAGAGATGATCTTTCCTTCTAACTCAGATACTTCTTTACAGCATGTTGTTTCATTATTTCTAAAATAGTCTTCAGAAATTGCGAA
This window contains:
- a CDS encoding NCS2 family permease, translated to MEKLFHLKEHGTNVKTEILAGITTFLAMAYILAVNPAILGQAHMSHQGVFLATAISAGAASIFMGLMANYPVSLAPGMGVNALFTYTIVGQMGLSPEGALACVFVSGIIFVIITVTNIRRMIINAIPAQLKLAIGAGIGFFVAFVGLKNAGIVVASESTFVALGNLKDPTVLLALFGIIITLVLLVKNKPAAVFYGLIITAVVGVVFGSIFGLKGMPQLPTKVVSVNFDFSLVGAFVRGFNEILTHPQCIVAIFSLLFVDFFDTAGTLVAVASKADLIDENGELVNVERALLADAVGTVFGSMIGTSTVTSFVESTSGVGVGGRTGLTSCTTGICFLLTVFFYPVLSMITDAVTAPALVIVGILMASQLKDIKWDNLIFAASGFVTIIFMILGYSISNGIALGFIVYVISMIATGQAKDINKMVWVLFLLFIAYFAFLI
- a CDS encoding shikimate kinase, whose translation is MKNIVLIGIMGSGKTTFGHMLSQKTGHEMIDLDDYLVNRFNMSIPDMFAISEDYFRNNETTCCKEVSELEGKIISTGGGVIKRPENIAYLKKNGVVFYIDRPIEDIVKDVDPSGRPLLKDGPDKLYALDKERRDKYMSSCDYHIINDGSLEKVINPILDIMKKYDKSPL